The proteins below come from a single Saccharophagus degradans 2-40 genomic window:
- a CDS encoding tryptophan synthase alpha chain: MNNRISENTMKFRRVGLTLTKFLLLLITCVTVYTHADSVTKGYVYSRGVVEEDDGTKYWAEYNPETGRLENHFPATDTYALDKTLLISGLQYRAYVNRWEDIKKTYKDAEILSGGTGEEHPPINMASAKLLTEQFKILQPESADPNVPTPEPITFTFTVNDIETAVDAYDINDDVRHVILRPPVFKDTEQQGYQYFPILNNSGEIDVAAVKRHIILAQMPINPDEVIAENTLSLLVSSNTEEMNKRVVKESPHNIGLLTSFVNGVEGAEEYDGEDYLGIKYGIQSNDETEFTNPIQDAHISTYGGMGFEFHDLTDEDGKWGIVFAGWIGGPPCWIMTDMYSPIQIEMYSKSFNPRLRRGYPYYVQMPHYLPCNGNHPLTHLRAMSIATSGGLSGAMAGVNLIALAATSTTPIIRMDYIMDMKILAGQAELSNEHLSRDATQDIYSPIDRRSEVLDPATQAQWAASGWDKSISVSDSTPTEYRVDAVDDAEYKIVQQNFDLDGDGEKDTVKIGQFNCKTPAEDGGQDQDRLVDRTEKCTEAEVLEFKVNEAATNESKIAIQTVKDAKNSTPPAPYYQAIYYSASAAEEGDDQQQALPDIVRLLDDAINDYHQGLLKVIAEDDLRNTDIYVFRESSGDLLAERSGLAYRDLSAAEETTDTTNFDVDETNFHYRLQMRGGVEGASRISGRYGRRDANGNQLSNSAAFERWQNLSGMNPKFYEREADHIRPGEPVKIVAINRATGYIGTAKTVLDIKDSIYTVPSIRVPKIKMGPPNLKIWAERELKVEYGLTKDEDRNYLIGSEGGAETDDVVIKVYTEWLDQDGSALPEQLKDFGYTARLGKLTGENTIENYNVSLLEDGSATTAGQSVRYFPINPGKNLQLIRVSEANAGTQHLYVQVNGESYLRNPDFSGDPAINIEINNNDNRANNPVDFDSLGAGTDQLQYRPKHYVPILTPIWDENSTLENKLYFKQWEIAQEAAAAANNGTATDELNPFKPGAAYKWRYRPEYQFTVYDLEVKKVSRVNIEPNGNQTEDDILGLSNPIIASTDELVSFIYNLTDQVANPISLFSGESKELVLALGEEEFAVNFGNDQTINIENLDQMGSLDIEDFLTLRLYTNNDAHNLIWEYAFEYLDYYAVIDDDNLPSDVDGAIEISADENEFDLVAHLIGFANRPEDKKYEINVIWLREGEGCKLEKTYDSDDEYAIFKNHLTMPTKTGDTCKITAKLTNDTNNQTIEAPLLFRIVPGKVETVTASVDPGSKLYVGGAGVVEVKGVAIDQHSNPVANGTGVSIFTGGAIKVVEAPGNTVDGEFSFKVEGADYAELSSLTLRVGEKEDEVDIQVDPVDISFEGLAEEVQGGAKIDFFVTASAGGNDVANYEVDVWVENGGRLTKSTVITDSSGRAPISLLSPPIGTTLTVKAMVAMQPPTEATVTVTPNHNANRLNTQRAKLVGDANTETLFEYTRWDDNAFSVNKAITGSVNISGTPDDEVVATLGDIFQPNRLTQASYWMNDASFAKDEVGFSNGELEYVGLSSDTKQYAGGSYSFSQIAVNSRMVVPSAPRIKLTNDISFKLDLKPGQHAGEIINLGNALKLVLLETGQLQLTAVNENSEVFTVEQTEVLPLEYWHTIAGSYTNGKLTLAVNSERYETDVNGILAFDEAEEVDDLVVGAGYTGLMNSLKWYNLASEPLVLFENNQEVISVVIGPTGTTTVGVTSTGKMQSFSGRLPAQSVAITSAETSSTVELLSTPTFEAIAASTLAAGIVSGAPEFDLSFMEDDYEDGTFRYAVLQSDAIFPRAYAYDISFWTIIDIASALIGLDSLQVIWTQVGNMLAGRDVDVVSFSVAILDVLSLFPPAAPLKAVTVPAKLAIKLLKLGNNKAVKYLGGVMKKMFQKAKGRDFTLVYQGIAFFIIVADMALDEEARAGITEVAKMINSTDDFLDILDFFSLADDEISLEAAAIHNQGEYYSLFPSAYASVASGAGVAIGKTLKEIAPVLAKSGKEAPKTLGELGRVLKETDKAFLKNISFDKNFLTGILSNFKAVGVSKIRGFLLNNRQRVGPITLTAIIAYLETELEAGRFLNAEAIPNDEDRQRSIEELRKLYVTALPGVAAGEKAYGNFVAKAFGAQFQLLQLGILHGMAESVSITDLNPNRIVGIEVDRKVLIFELEEDLREIKSMARADRVYSNLNAFRIFTREIDILTGTRDSNEIWREMKSYKGIGTSKTGNSPVKYNGSVTPWKWNQGKGDVDSETGDGKKKNGTVHRQLTLDRVAKGTFAAMGKKELTSKNLNLYGVTINVQEVFWHFHDFKTKTTENPALSEIIDQFTKPPVGVSTFYTKRQNPYLAKIDSDTFILGNLDLFITSSKTELEEAIKAEIKDKIDNIEEEVIGAVVEN; this comes from the coding sequence ATGAATAATCGTATTAGTGAAAATACTATGAAGTTTCGCAGAGTTGGGCTAACACTCACTAAATTCTTGCTTTTATTAATAACCTGCGTAACGGTTTATACCCATGCAGATTCGGTAACTAAGGGCTATGTTTATTCGCGTGGCGTGGTTGAAGAAGACGATGGCACAAAATATTGGGCTGAATACAACCCCGAAACCGGACGGTTAGAAAATCACTTTCCCGCAACCGATACTTATGCGCTAGATAAAACCCTGTTAATTAGTGGGCTGCAATATCGCGCCTATGTGAATCGCTGGGAAGATATCAAAAAAACCTACAAAGATGCAGAAATACTTAGTGGCGGCACCGGTGAAGAACATCCGCCCATTAACATGGCGAGTGCCAAGCTCTTAACGGAGCAATTCAAAATTTTGCAACCAGAGTCCGCCGACCCTAATGTACCTACACCAGAGCCTATAACGTTCACCTTTACGGTAAACGATATAGAAACTGCAGTAGATGCATACGATATTAACGATGACGTTCGTCACGTAATTTTGCGTCCACCCGTATTTAAAGATACAGAACAGCAAGGGTACCAATATTTTCCCATTCTCAATAACAGCGGCGAAATTGATGTGGCTGCTGTTAAGCGCCATATTATTTTGGCGCAAATGCCAATCAACCCAGATGAAGTTATTGCAGAAAACACACTGTCTTTGTTAGTAAGTAGCAATACAGAAGAAATGAACAAGCGTGTGGTTAAAGAGTCGCCACATAATATAGGTTTACTTACAAGCTTTGTTAATGGTGTTGAAGGTGCAGAAGAATACGATGGTGAGGATTATCTCGGCATTAAATATGGTATTCAAAGTAATGACGAGACCGAATTTACTAACCCTATACAAGATGCCCATATAAGCACTTATGGTGGCATGGGGTTTGAGTTTCACGACCTAACAGATGAAGACGGAAAGTGGGGGATAGTGTTTGCTGGCTGGATAGGTGGGCCACCCTGTTGGATTATGACCGACATGTATTCGCCTATACAAATAGAAATGTACTCCAAAAGCTTCAACCCGCGCTTGCGCCGAGGCTACCCTTATTACGTGCAAATGCCGCATTACTTGCCCTGTAACGGCAATCATCCTTTAACCCATTTGCGTGCAATGTCCATCGCTACTAGTGGCGGGTTAAGCGGCGCTATGGCCGGGGTTAACTTAATAGCATTAGCTGCAACAAGTACTACGCCTATAATCCGTATGGATTACATAATGGATATGAAGATCCTAGCGGGCCAAGCGGAATTGAGTAACGAGCATTTAAGCAGAGATGCAACGCAAGATATATACAGCCCCATCGACCGTCGCTCAGAGGTTTTGGACCCAGCAACACAAGCGCAATGGGCCGCCAGTGGGTGGGATAAGTCTATTTCTGTAAGTGACTCTACACCCACAGAATACCGTGTAGATGCTGTAGACGATGCAGAATATAAAATTGTGCAACAAAACTTCGATCTTGATGGTGACGGCGAAAAAGATACTGTAAAAATTGGGCAATTTAATTGTAAAACACCAGCAGAAGATGGCGGGCAAGATCAAGACCGGCTAGTAGATAGAACGGAAAAATGTACTGAAGCAGAAGTGCTCGAGTTTAAGGTAAACGAAGCTGCTACCAATGAAAGTAAAATAGCAATTCAAACGGTTAAAGACGCTAAAAATTCAACGCCACCAGCGCCGTATTATCAGGCTATTTATTATTCAGCTAGTGCGGCAGAAGAAGGGGACGACCAACAACAAGCGCTACCAGATATTGTTCGTTTATTAGATGACGCTATTAACGACTACCATCAAGGCCTATTAAAAGTTATTGCTGAAGACGATTTACGCAATACAGACATTTATGTGTTTCGCGAGTCTTCAGGAGACTTACTTGCAGAGCGCAGTGGTTTGGCGTACCGAGATTTAAGTGCCGCCGAAGAAACAACCGACACCACAAACTTTGACGTTGATGAAACCAATTTTCATTACCGCCTACAAATGCGTGGCGGGGTTGAAGGCGCAAGCCGCATAAGTGGCCGTTATGGGCGTAGAGATGCAAACGGTAACCAACTAAGTAATTCGGCTGCTTTTGAACGCTGGCAAAACCTTTCGGGTATGAACCCCAAATTTTACGAGCGTGAAGCCGACCATATAAGACCGGGCGAACCCGTAAAAATAGTAGCCATAAACAGAGCAACTGGTTATATCGGTACCGCCAAAACAGTACTGGATATAAAAGACAGCATTTATACCGTGCCCAGTATTCGTGTGCCCAAAATAAAAATGGGCCCGCCTAACCTTAAAATATGGGCTGAACGCGAGCTAAAGGTTGAGTACGGCTTAACCAAAGACGAAGATCGCAATTATCTAATAGGTAGTGAGGGCGGCGCAGAAACAGACGATGTTGTTATTAAGGTTTACACCGAATGGTTAGATCAAGATGGTAGCGCTTTGCCTGAGCAGTTAAAAGATTTTGGCTATACTGCACGCCTAGGTAAGTTAACCGGCGAAAATACAATAGAAAATTATAACGTAAGCTTGCTTGAAGATGGCTCCGCCACAACAGCAGGCCAGAGCGTACGTTACTTTCCTATAAACCCCGGTAAAAACCTTCAGTTAATACGTGTTAGCGAGGCCAATGCCGGAACACAACATTTATACGTGCAGGTGAATGGTGAATCTTACCTACGCAACCCAGATTTCTCTGGCGACCCGGCTATAAATATCGAGATAAACAATAACGATAACCGCGCAAACAACCCTGTAGATTTTGATTCTTTGGGCGCAGGTACCGATCAACTTCAATACCGCCCCAAACACTATGTACCTATTTTAACGCCCATCTGGGATGAAAATTCCACGCTAGAAAATAAACTTTACTTCAAACAATGGGAAATCGCTCAAGAAGCCGCTGCAGCAGCAAATAACGGTACAGCCACTGACGAGCTTAACCCCTTTAAACCAGGTGCTGCATATAAGTGGCGTTATCGTCCTGAGTATCAGTTTACGGTTTATGACCTAGAAGTTAAAAAGGTTAGTCGAGTTAATATTGAGCCAAACGGCAATCAAACCGAAGATGATATTCTAGGTTTAAGCAACCCAATAATTGCTTCCACAGATGAATTGGTTAGCTTTATTTATAACTTAACTGATCAGGTGGCTAATCCGATTAGTTTGTTTAGTGGCGAATCAAAAGAACTTGTTTTAGCTCTAGGTGAAGAAGAGTTTGCGGTTAACTTTGGTAATGATCAAACGATAAATATAGAAAATTTGGATCAAATGGGGTCGTTAGATATTGAAGATTTTCTAACGTTAAGACTGTATACCAATAATGATGCCCATAATTTAATTTGGGAATATGCATTCGAGTACTTGGATTACTACGCGGTTATCGATGATGACAACTTGCCTTCGGATGTAGACGGTGCAATCGAAATATCAGCGGACGAAAATGAGTTCGATTTAGTCGCGCACTTAATAGGTTTCGCGAATCGTCCAGAAGATAAAAAATATGAAATAAACGTTATTTGGTTGAGAGAGGGCGAAGGCTGTAAGTTAGAAAAAACCTATGATAGCGATGATGAGTATGCCATTTTCAAAAATCATTTGACTATGCCTACTAAAACAGGAGATACCTGTAAAATAACCGCTAAGTTAACAAATGATACTAATAATCAAACTATTGAAGCGCCACTGCTATTTAGGATTGTTCCAGGTAAGGTAGAAACTGTAACAGCATCGGTGGACCCAGGTTCTAAATTATACGTAGGTGGTGCGGGAGTAGTTGAGGTTAAGGGGGTGGCGATTGACCAACATTCCAACCCCGTAGCAAATGGTACAGGTGTATCTATATTCACTGGCGGTGCTATCAAAGTTGTCGAAGCTCCCGGTAATACCGTAGACGGTGAGTTTTCGTTTAAAGTTGAGGGGGCGGATTATGCTGAGCTATCCTCACTTACGCTGCGTGTTGGCGAAAAAGAAGATGAAGTAGATATTCAGGTTGACCCCGTTGATATTAGTTTCGAAGGTTTAGCTGAGGAGGTTCAGGGCGGAGCCAAAATAGACTTTTTTGTAACCGCAAGTGCGGGTGGTAACGATGTAGCCAATTATGAAGTAGATGTATGGGTAGAAAATGGGGGGCGTTTAACTAAATCCACGGTTATAACAGACTCTTCTGGACGTGCTCCTATTTCATTGCTGTCCCCACCTATCGGCACAACTTTAACTGTAAAAGCAATGGTTGCAATGCAGCCGCCTACAGAAGCAACTGTTACCGTTACGCCAAACCATAATGCCAATCGATTAAATACTCAGCGCGCAAAACTTGTTGGTGACGCTAATACAGAAACGTTATTCGAATACACCCGATGGGACGATAATGCTTTTTCTGTGAATAAAGCTATAACTGGGTCGGTTAATATCAGTGGCACACCGGATGATGAAGTTGTAGCTACATTGGGGGATATCTTCCAGCCCAACCGATTGACTCAAGCGTCTTATTGGATGAACGATGCGAGCTTCGCCAAAGATGAGGTTGGTTTTTCAAATGGTGAGCTAGAGTATGTTGGTTTGTCGTCAGATACCAAACAATATGCTGGTGGCAGCTATAGCTTTAGTCAAATAGCTGTAAATAGTCGCATGGTTGTTCCTAGTGCTCCTCGCATTAAATTAACCAATGATATTTCATTTAAGCTCGATTTAAAGCCAGGGCAGCATGCTGGTGAAATAATTAATTTAGGTAATGCTCTTAAGCTTGTTCTACTAGAAACAGGCCAGCTGCAATTGACAGCAGTGAATGAAAATTCAGAGGTATTTACCGTAGAGCAAACCGAAGTATTGCCTCTTGAATACTGGCATACCATTGCAGGTTCATATACAAACGGCAAGCTTACATTGGCGGTTAATAGCGAACGATATGAAACTGATGTAAATGGAATTTTAGCATTCGACGAAGCCGAAGAAGTTGACGACTTGGTAGTGGGTGCAGGCTATACCGGCTTAATGAACAGCTTAAAATGGTATAACTTAGCTAGTGAGCCATTGGTACTTTTTGAAAACAACCAAGAAGTAATAAGTGTTGTAATCGGCCCAACAGGCACAACCACTGTGGGTGTAACTAGCACGGGTAAAATGCAAAGTTTCTCTGGTAGGTTACCTGCACAGAGCGTTGCTATTACATCTGCTGAAACCTCTAGTACGGTCGAATTGCTCTCAACACCTACTTTTGAAGCGATAGCTGCATCCACTTTAGCTGCAGGTATTGTATCTGGTGCTCCTGAATTTGACCTGTCATTTATGGAGGATGACTACGAAGACGGTACGTTTAGATACGCGGTCCTGCAGTCTGATGCCATATTCCCCAGAGCCTATGCTTATGACATTAGTTTTTGGACCATTATCGATATTGCTTCAGCGTTAATAGGTCTAGATAGTCTGCAGGTTATTTGGACCCAGGTTGGTAATATGCTTGCAGGAAGAGATGTAGATGTCGTGTCCTTCTCTGTAGCAATTCTAGATGTACTGTCACTATTCCCTCCAGCTGCACCACTTAAGGCTGTAACTGTACCTGCAAAATTGGCGATTAAACTCCTTAAACTGGGTAACAACAAGGCCGTTAAATACCTAGGCGGAGTAATGAAAAAGATGTTCCAAAAGGCCAAAGGGAGAGATTTCACTTTGGTTTACCAAGGAATCGCCTTCTTTATTATTGTGGCAGATATGGCTTTAGATGAAGAAGCTAGGGCAGGGATAACTGAAGTTGCCAAAATGATAAATTCAACGGACGATTTTTTAGATATCCTTGACTTCTTTTCGCTGGCCGATGATGAAATTTCACTTGAAGCGGCAGCAATCCATAACCAGGGTGAGTATTATTCTTTATTCCCCAGCGCCTATGCTTCTGTTGCTAGCGGGGCTGGGGTGGCTATAGGTAAAACCCTTAAGGAAATCGCTCCAGTACTGGCTAAGTCAGGAAAAGAGGCGCCCAAAACTCTGGGGGAATTGGGTAGGGTTTTAAAGGAAACTGATAAAGCTTTTTTAAAGAATATTAGCTTTGATAAAAATTTCTTAACTGGAATACTTAGCAACTTTAAGGCTGTAGGTGTTTCAAAGATTAGAGGTTTTCTTCTTAATAACCGGCAGCGTGTTGGCCCGATCACATTAACAGCTATTATCGCCTATTTGGAAACAGAGCTGGAGGCGGGGAGATTCTTAAATGCGGAGGCCATTCCCAACGATGAGGATAGGCAGCGCTCTATTGAAGAATTAAGAAAGCTTTATGTTACTGCTTTACCAGGTGTTGCAGCGGGGGAGAAAGCTTATGGGAATTTTGTGGCTAAGGCTTTTGGTGCTCAGTTTCAGCTTTTACAGCTGGGTATTTTGCACGGTATGGCTGAGTCTGTGTCTATAACGGATTTAAATCCCAATCGAATTGTAGGCATCGAGGTGGATAGAAAAGTACTAATTTTCGAGCTTGAAGAAGATCTAAGAGAAATAAAGTCTATGGCTCGAGCTGACCGAGTGTATTCTAATCTTAATGCTTTTAGGATCTTTACTCGAGAAATAGATATTCTGACTGGAACTCGAGATTCTAATGAGATTTGGCGGGAAATGAAGTCTTATAAAGGGATTGGTACTAGTAAAACAGGTAATTCACCTGTTAAGTATAATGGCTCTGTTACTCCTTGGAAATGGAATCAGGGTAAGGGTGATGTGGACAGTGAGACAGGCGATGGCAAGAAGAAGAACGGAACTGTTCACAGGCAGCTTACTCTTGATCGGGTGGCAAAAGGTACTTTTGCTGCTATGGGGAAAAAAGAACTTACGTCTAAAAACCTCAATCTTTACGGTGTAACTATAAATGTACAAGAAGTTTTCTGGCATTTCCATGACTTTAAAACCAAAACAACAGAAAACCCTGCTTTGAGTGAGATAATAGACCAGTTTACAAAGCCTCCGGTGGGGGTAAGTACATTTTATACGAAACGTCAAAATCCATATTTGGCAAAAATTGATAGTGATACGTTTATTTTAGGTAACTTAGACTTATTTATCACTTCATCAAAGACAGAGCTTGAAGAGGCGATAAAGGCAGAGATCAAAGATAAAATTGATAATATTGAGGAGGAAGTCATTGGAGCCGTCGTTGAAAATTAA